Genomic segment of Falco peregrinus isolate bFalPer1 chromosome 5, bFalPer1.pri, whole genome shotgun sequence:
AAAACTCTGTTAATGCCCAGTTGGTTCTGTTCTGGCCCTTACGTGCTGGCATCTGCCATGAATTTCTCAGAGCAGGAATGAGTTTTTCCTCAACAACAGCCAGCAATTACAACCATTCCCCAGAGGAAGCACGCTGCTGCTAGTTCTGGCAAGTAGGAAAACAGGTTACATGAAAGGCCGATTCTTCTTGTAGTCATCTAATTTCACAGCTTAAGAAACACTAATCTAGAACACTTCAGAAATACTATGCTTGAAACTCATCTAGAAGGTGAAGGAATAAGATTAATTACCTGAATACTAAGCATGTATTTAGAACACATTACCAGTAGCAAAAAGATCTGCCTGCCCAACCTATAGTGGGAAAAAATCCCAATGTCTTGTTCCATCACTTAGCCCAGGAGAAAAATCACTGCAACTGGTACCAACAGAGGTTTTAAAGCCAGAAAAGTCTTTGCAGTCAAGTCTGTCCTACAAAGGAAAAGTCAAAAACCTCTGAGATTTCTGCTTACTTTGGAAATAACGTGGCAGCTGGAGGTGCCATCCAAAGCTACTATTGCCACCCAATTAGGTTACTCTACTGGGACAGGGAGCAAGCACTTCTATTACTCTTGCTCATCACTGTAATGTTGCCCCATCCTAGTGAAACCAAAGGAGCACAGCTTCCTTTGGAGGCAGGGGGTTATCCGAGATGTCCTCAGCAATGCACGTTATCACCACAGCActttcagctcctcctggcACCACTCAAGACCGTAAACTGATTCCTCTGCACAGCAACACATGCCATAGTTTCTGCAGTTGTACATCACTGAAACAGGACACCCAACTAATTTTGGTTGGAAGGACAGACAAAGACAGAGATGCCAGCACTCCTAGTTTTAATCCCAGTTCGAACACTCCCTTTCGAGTCTCAGCCAAGTCATTGAGCCGCCTCAATGCAATGCTGGCATCAAATCAATGTTTATAAAGTGCTTTTGAGATATGCTAGAAATGCCAAACATTGTAATTTACATTTGGAGCTATGAATAGCAGTTCAGAACACAGTCTTCTGGCACAACTGAACTCAAGTTTTTCAGGAACAGAAGTAAAACATCAAGTAATATTCAATGATTTGGGAGAACGGCATTTGAAAAGAGGAAGCAAGACTTAGTTTTGAAGTATTGCAATACCAACATTATTCCCTACACACAATTTAGTCAATCCATTCACTTACAGCCCAGTTACCAATGATTCACCtcagagttttagagttgctCACCTTTTGTACCAATCCATAGCTGGTCTTGCTCAAGTTTAAAGGTCAATCGTACTTTCCCGCCTGACTTGTTGTACATGCCAGATAACGGCACTGTCGGTAGGCGCTCCTACAAAGAGGCAACACAGTAAGTCACACTGAAGGACTTTAACAGGAAAAGCTATATTCTCTTAACTTTTTAAGTACAGGGACAATCCATTTTTCCGGTTTTCTGCTAAGACAGCAAAGAACGATTGAACCAGCAAAGAAAGGTCTCAAACCACAAACAACTCCCTCTTTTCTGGTTATGACAATGTCTCACGTACTTATTTACTTACTTGAACACCTTTAACAGAAGGCATCACATCATCAGGTTTTCCTTTATCCAATACTTTTCTGTGTTGCTAcaatataaaatcagaaattagAATTTACAGGAACACAACAGAGCTTTTAAATTTACTTGCAGCTCCACCCTTGAACATACCTCGATAGCACTAAGAGACAGTTAAGGACTGTTCAGTCATTTAtcacacagaaaacagttaaTTTTCAAAGTTATCCAAACGCTTTCTATAACAGTCATAAGAAATTatataaatgaataaaactGTGATATAACACAAAGGCAACATCCCTTCCAGAGTATACATAAACAtgtatctattaaaaaaaagaaggaatccCGAGTCCCAGTTTAATATTGTACATGCTGAATTCCATAGTTGGCATTCAGCAAGACAGTTTTAACAGTGAAATGTTACATCCAGTGAATGGCAGAAAACCGTCCACATTTGACAGCACAACGTATCACAACACAGCAACAAGCCAGAATAGATTAGAACAGTAGCAACTAAGAAAACCATGATCACAGCTTGTAAGTTGCCGAGTACCTTTAAGCAATGACGGAACTTACAGTGAACATGAACTATGATAAATtatagcaaaacaaaagcatgtttCATAAAGTTTGCAGTTCAACAaggcacaaatattttaatcataTTTATTTCAAGGAAGGTACGGGGCTGGTTATACCTTGAGCTGACAATCATTTATCAGCCCCACAACACTGCAGCACTGCCACCAAATAAAGACTCACTGCAGTGTACTTCACTTCCTATTCGGAGGCAGCACTTCAAGATGCGAGAGGAATATTCAACATCCACGTTCCCATCAGCACTGGGACAGCTGAAGGAACTGCTCTCTTAGTGTTTGTTTCTAAGGCAGTTTTTAGAGATCAAATGCTTTCATGccaataaaagttattttttatacaGGATTAATCTAGACAGTGTTTGAGCTGACAACTGCAAAATCTTTCTACTAGTTACTATTTCTCATCTGAAATGCCAGGCTGTGCCTGGCACCAGCACAAGTGGTGTCTCACAAAGCCTCAGCCTCCACtaagcaaaacattttcctgctgctaGAACTCCCCTGCACAGAGCCCTTCTATCGCTCAGCCGTGAGAAATGAAACCCCAGCCCGCTTCGAGAAGGAACAGGACCCAAAGGGGGCTGCGGGGCGTTACAAGGGAATGCGCAGATCCGACAGCTCCCCCTGCGCCAGGAATTATCTAGGTATTTGTAACCTTTTGTCTGCAGAGCGGTTCCTtcttattttcctctgctttgaccTCCTGTTGAGCAGCTTCTTTGGGTGTATTTACCGCTAAAACATCGTTGATGGTAGAGCCAACAACCATTATTTTCGCTCCGTTTGTTACTTTAATTTCCCGCAACGTTTTCTCCTCAGGTAGAAGTCCCTTGAACATAACTTTCTGCATGGCCGGCGGGAGGCCTAGGGGGCAAGAAGAAGGGTTAGGCTCCGGGGGGGCCGCGGCAGAGCGGGCCGAGGCGGCGGCAGCCCCACACACCTGTCAGCGAGTGGATCTTCTGCTTCAGCTCGGCCCCCGTGCTGTCCAGGCAACACCTCACGTCGTACTTGTTCTTGTTCCAGATCACCTTCAgctccaccagctccttcccgcCCTCCGCCTCGCCGCCGTTGCTGACGGACGCCCGCGGGGGCTCCCGGCGCTCCTCGCCCTCCGgaggccgccccgccgccgccgcaccgCCCTCTCCGCCGCAGCCCAGCGGCAGCTCCTGCGGCTCCGCCGCCATGCCCGGCTCCTCGGCACCTGCGGGCGAGCACACAGGTACAGCCCagccggcggggcccggccccggccccagccccggccccggcccgccccgccccggccccgcagcgccgccccgccgcccggggccTCCTCCCCgtccccccaccgccccccgccgccggcaccgcGGGCTCCTACCATCGGcagcggcggaggcggcggcggccatGATGATTGTGTACAATCTGCCGCGGGGCACGCCGGGAAACGCCCGCCGCCTCCTAATGAGCCGCGCCGGCTCCCGTAGCCCCGCCCCTCGCGCGGCCCGCTGGGCGGTGCGGGCCCCGCAGGCCGCGCCCCCTCAGCCTGCAccgcccggggctgcgggcaggggcgTCCGGGCCCTCCTCCGGGCCCGCCTCCAGGCCCGCCTCCCGGCTCTCCGTGCGCTGCGGCCCCGCGCTGCCGGCGCCCGTGGCGGCGGCCAGCCCCGCCTGGCGGGAGGAGCAGAGGGCGGGGCCTGCGCTCcaccccgccccccgcccgctgcGTGCGAGGTGATTGGCTGGCGCGGCGCGGCGAAGCGGAAGCGGCGCGATGGCGCGGGCGCTGCGGGCGCTGCGGGGCGTGGTGGGCCCGGGGCCGCGGGTGCGGTTcggccccagccccacaggtaacccccgcacccccggcccgggccccgccaCAGGGTGGGAGCGGCACTTTGGGGTGGAAAACGTGAATTCAGACACTTGAGGAGCGTGTgcctgggggggcggggagcggggcgccTGAGGCCTGTCCCGTGGCAGCGGCGCCGTCTGGCCCCTCCCGGTGAAGGGGCCGCGGTGAAAGTGGCGCTGCCCAGCGCCTGCCGGTTCACAGGGACTGCCGGGTCCCTTCCGGGAATAACGTTCTGGGAAGGCAGCCACCGGTAATTCATTCCGTAGCAGGGGCCCACACACCGGTACGTGCCAGCCCCGCACGTCCCCGCCCCTGGGCAGCGTCTCATAGCCAGCTGCCGTTACGGGCAGCGTTGCCCTGCCAGCTCGTATTTAAAAATCTCTATTAGGCCTTAATAACGATGATCTCCTCCGATTTTCCCCCGAGAACAGGTTTTCTGCACTTGGGCGGCCTTCGGACCGCTTTGTACAATTATATTTTTGCCAAAAAACACCAAGGGACCTTTATTTTGAGGGTGGAGGATACAGATCAAAGTCGAGTGGtgcctggagctgcagaaggaatAGAGGATATGCTGGAATGGGCAGGTATTTACAAACATCTTTCGTTTGTTACTtactgaaaaattctttttagagATTAACAAACACTCAAAGTGAGTACCTTGTGTGATAGCAAGCTGTGCGCTGTTTCAGATGACAAATTAGTTGAAATGTAGTTATTTTTACAGCTAGGTGCCAGGAAGATCCTATTGAAAGCATGTATAGCAGAAATAACGGTTTGTCTGCCACAGAATAAGATCTAAATTTGTGAAAGTGGCAGAAAGTGCAGTTGTAACAAAGGTTGTGCACAAGAGACGTGATGGAGAGGTTGGAAGTTGGAGCTCACAGATATTGCTGTAAATTTATAAATTGTTTGTATACAGGGctgtcagttttcattttgaatccTCTGTGTCTTTTTGAGCTTAAGAACTAGAAGCAAGGgtgattttcaaatacagaattgTTATAAGCTTAGAACAAGATCCCACAGATGCTTCCGTTAATGGGTAGGTAAGCTGTAAGGGGCTAGGACTTTGTTGTCGAGTAATAAATTTGGAGTAGGTAAAATAATTGGCAAAGAACTCAACTGTATTTTTGTGGTATTAGTGTTCTTTGCTATAAAAAGGGTGGATGCTACTTTATATGTGTATGCCTgactgtgttttgctttgagtAGTGTATCAGAGCTGCTCAACTGCTTGTTGTCTTCCGGTGGGTTTTTCTGCTGGTTGCTTTATACACAATACTCTAAATTCTGTTGATGTTAGCTGCTATTTATCTTCTAGTCCAGGGGAATCTGACTCCTGTGCTATACAGATGCCATTAGCTGGCTGCCCTGGAGCAGCATCTTTGGATGCTCTCTAGAACCTTGCTGTTTCATCTTAATTTAATGGGCTCCACGGTGGGGTTCACTCGGCcttttttacaggttttttaaGTCCCATCATACTCGTATTTCAGGTATTCCCCCTGATGAGAGTCCTCGCCGCGGTGGTTCCTTTGGACCCTACCAGCAATCACAGAGACTTGACCTTTACAGGAGAGCCAGTGAAGTGCTTTTGGAGAGAGGTGTGGCGTACCGCTGCTTTTGCACCCCTCAGCGCCTGGAGCTGCTGAAGAAGGAGGCTTTGCGGAGCCAGCAGACCCCACGGTATGGATTCCTTGTCTGCTGGGTAGTTCCCTCTGTGCTGCGTGCTTGCAACAAAAACTTACAACCACGTGCACAGTGATAGGATTGTAATCTCACTGCCTGTAGAGAGAGAAGCCAGCGTGACCCAGGCTTAGGGGCATGACCTCCAGAGGTGAGGTGGTTTGACTGGACACATAGCGGGCAGGTTACAGCTAAAATTCAGCGATCAGTTTAGAGGTTTGGGAATGTAAAAATAGCTGATGGGGTTGGCCTATATAGAACTGAgactttctctctcctttctcaaAGATACGACAACCGGTGCCGGCACCTGACGCCCACTGAAGTGGCTGAGAAGCTGTCACAGGGCCTTGAGTGGGTGGTCCGCTTCCGGCTGGAGAAGGGGGTTGAACCCTTTCAGGACCTGGTCTATGGCTGGAACAAACACGAAGTGGCTGAGGTGGAAGGTGACCCAGTGATTCTCAAGGGGGATGGCTTCCCCACCTACCACCTGGCAAATGTGGTGGATGACCATTACATGGGCATCAGCCACGTTCTGCGTGGAACTGAGTGGCTGACTTCAACGTCCAAGCACCTCCTTCTCTACAGAGCCTTTGGCTGGGATCCCCCTCAGTTTTGTCACCTCCCGCTGCTTCTGAACAAAGACGGTGGCAAGCTGTCAAAAAGGCAGGGGGACATCTTTCTGGAGCGCTTTGCTCAGGACGGCTACTTGCCAGAGGCTCTGCTGGACATCATAACCAACTGTGGCTCTGGATTTGCAGGTAATGACCACAGGCTTGCGACTTGCTAGGATGCTTCGTGGTGCGGACTTTGGGGAGTGGGTTaggtttattttaatagcaaagaTCTTTGACAGCGTTTGAAGTGGTCAGGAAATGGGGGTCAGGTGAAATGCCACCAAGgcttctgcagagctcctgTGAAAGACTGGGCGGTGTGTTGGAACAGTGGGAATctttctgcctctctgcagcCCTTTAAATTGAGTCTGATGCTTAATGGGTTCCCACTTGGGACAGCATTCATTTCAAGGTGAAGAAACTGTCTGTGAACTCTTGGGAAAACTTGTATTCTGTGGTTAATAATTGCAGAGTTGTGTATGACATCTGTCACACTTCTCGTTTAACCTGAAAGACCATGAGAAGTTGAGTCAGTGTCTCCTTTTGTTGCTCTTACCTTGTGGGGATCACAAATCAACTTGTGTTTCAGGAACTGTACTTGGGAGTAAAATCTTTCTTGGGCAGTGAAGCCTTCTGGCTGAGTGTTACTTCTTTTTGGCTGACTGATGCAAAGGGTGTTCCACTGAGGAAGGCAACAGAGCCAAGGAGAATGCCCTAGTTCCCAGTTCCTCACCAGTAGTTAGCAGAGCCTGCTCTTGGGGAGAGGGCAGCTTCCCGTGTGCGCCTGCTGCTAGTTCCATCCTGTTTGTCGGGATACATCCCTGCTTGCTGCACTGCGAAAAGTGGCTCTCCTGTGTCACTTCTTCCTtgggtgtgctgctgctccagccctgcgcCCAAGGCTTGCGAGGAAAAGCAGTGAGGCTAGTTCTCTGCAGGGGTGTGGTTTTGTATCATTCTCTTGTTGGGttattttgcagagaaacagaTGGGGAGGACTTTGGAGGAGCTGATCTCACAGTTTGAAGTAGGCAGAATTACACCCCATTCTGCCTTCCTGGATCTTGAAAAACTCCCAGAATTCAACAGGTATAAGTATCTGTGGTAACTTTAAAGCATAATAATCAGTACGTCAGTGAGAAGTTATTCCTAGCACTTGGTTTTgtctggagattttttttctggatcaaGCATGGTCCCAGCGCAGCAGCTTTTCAACTGTGCTACAGCAAAGTATGTTTCTGCCATTCCTACCTCCTACCTCCTCTCCTATCCTGTGCTTGGCCACTGTGCCAGGGACACTGTAAAAGCCTAGGCAGATGGTAGGTGTAGCTAGGAGGATGCAAGGTCCTAAGTTTAGTTCCAAAATGACATCTAAAAAGAGGCGACACTTCCAGAAGGTACTTCTGCAAGTACACTGGTAGGCTACTGGGATGTTGTGCTGCTAGGAGTTACCACGTCTTTAGTTCACTGTGGCACATTAGAGCTAAATGCTTTGTTGTGGAATGTCTGTCTGTGGCTTAATGTTACTTTTGTACAATTTTAATTGGTAAATgcttgttgtggtttaaccctagccgGCAcctaagtaccatgcagctgcttgctaaCTCCACCCCATCCACCGCAGTGGGATCAGGGGCAGAatcaggaaaaatgtaaaacctgtgggttaagataagaacaactgaataattgaaataaaatacaataataacaattgtaatgaaaaggagagagaaagtgagataggaataaaacccaaagagGGGTaaaacccccccccccaaaacaagtgatgcacaatacagttgctcaccccctgctgactgatgcccagccagtgcctgaGCAGCAACTGGCAGCCCCTGgtcagctccccccagtttctGTACTCAGCGTGATGTTCTGTGGTAgggaatacccctttggctagtgcgggtcagctgtcctggctctgccccctcccagcttgtgatgcacctgctcactggcagagcatggaaaacttgaaaagtccttgatttagagtaagcacgacttagcaacagctgaaacatcagtgtgttaccagtgttattttcattctaaatccaaaacacagcactgtaccagctactaggaggaaaattaactcccaGCTGAAAGTAttcccagatgaaaccaggacagtgttGTGAGGTTGGGATGAGGAGGTTCAATCCAACCCAAAGCAgtccaaaagcatttttcttctttgttacaGGATTCACCTCACCCATCATATTGAGAATGAAGGGCTGCGACAGAAGCTAATTAGAGAGTTGCAGTTGTTGGTGGAGCATGTCTATGGGGATCAACAAGTGGATCAAGATGTTCTAGAAAAGGAATATATGGAGCGAGTCCTCTTGATGAGAAAAGTATGAGCAGTGGTAGCACTGCGTCACCACTTTTgggagctgaggttttgtgggATTCCTGAATGAAGACTCAGCTGAGTCTTGGGCACTGCTTTGATCTGAGCTCTGAAGCTGCACACCCTGCAAATGGCTGTCACTGCTCACTCAAGTGGTCATGTGCATGCTGACTGCCAAAATCTGGTGATACAGTTAGCTGACTTGTAGGAATGGGCATGGTGAATATTTTGGTGGTCATTGCAGAGTTGTAAGCTCACCCCTCATACTTCACCAAGCCAGCAGAGCTCCCGCAGTAAAGGGACAATGTGTCTCTGCTGTGAAAGTGAATCATGGGATTGTAGGATGTTTCTTGGAAGACTTTCTGGTTCCTGATGAGAGCTGGACCTCAGTAGTGCTGGGTCAGGTCAGCTGTGGCTTTGTTTAGATGAGTGGTGAGAGCCTCCAGGCTGTGCTTCTCCTCCTATAGCCCGGGATGTGGCTGGCTTGTAGTGGTGAGGTCCAGCACCCAGGGTCCCTCGTGCCAGGAGACTGCTCACCGCTAGGTTTTGCTGACTGGGCAGTGTAAGGcacttctgctttgctgctgctccgTGCTTTGGAAGCAAAGTCAAAGCAACCTCTTTGCCGAGATGGATGAAGCTCATTGTTCAACTGGTGGGGTTTGTGCATCGGGAGCCCTGGTCTCAGTTAAGTGGCACAGTGCTGGCTGTAAAGGGGACAGAAGATACTGTGGCTCTTCCCAGTGCCAGAAGGAGGGTGAGCCCAGCTGTTTCCCAGTCTG
This window contains:
- the UBFD1 gene encoding ubiquitin domain-containing protein UBFD1 isoform X1, encoding MAAAASAAADGAEEPGMAAEPQELPLGCGGEGGAAAAGRPPEGEERREPPRASVSNGGEAEGGKELVELKVIWNKNKYDVRCCLDSTGAELKQKIHSLTGLPPAMQKVMFKGLLPEEKTLREIKVTNGAKIMVVGSTINDVLAVNTPKEAAQQEVKAEENKKEPLCRQKQHRKVLDKGKPDDVMPSVKGVQERLPTVPLSGMYNKSGGKVRLTFKLEQDQLWIGTKERTEKLPMGSIKNVVSEPIEGHEDYHMMRLSYASDSVFQNNFLIFLKLTKSFRCCYHTIKGKSSSF
- the UBFD1 gene encoding ubiquitin domain-containing protein UBFD1 isoform X2 gives rise to the protein MAAAASAAADGAEEPGMAAEPQELPLGCGGEGGAAAAGRPPEGEERREPPRASVSNGGEAEGGKELVELKVIWNKNKYDVRCCLDSTGAELKQKIHSLTGLPPAMQKVMFKGLLPEEKTLREIKVTNGAKIMVVGSTINDVLAVNTPKEAAQQEVKAEENKKEPLCRQKQHRKVLDKGKPDDVMPSVKGVQERLPTVPLSGMYNKSGGKVRLTFKLEQDQLWIGTKERTEKLPMGSIKNVVSEPIEGHEDYHMMAFQLGPTEASYYWVYWVPTQYVDAIKDTVLGKWQYF
- the EARS2 gene encoding probable glutamate--tRNA ligase, mitochondrial isoform X1: MARALRALRGVVGPGPRVRFGPSPTGFLHLGGLRTALYNYIFAKKHQGTFILRVEDTDQSRVVPGAAEGIEDMLEWAGIPPDESPRRGGSFGPYQQSQRLDLYRRASEVLLERGVAYRCFCTPQRLELLKKEALRSQQTPRYDNRCRHLTPTEVAEKLSQGLEWVVRFRLEKGVEPFQDLVYGWNKHEVAEVEGDPVILKGDGFPTYHLANVVDDHYMGISHVLRGTEWLTSTSKHLLLYRAFGWDPPQFCHLPLLLNKDGGKLSKRQGDIFLERFAQDGYLPEALLDIITNCGSGFAEKQMGRTLEELISQFEVGRITPHSAFLDLEKLPEFNRIHLTHHIENEGLRQKLIRELQLLVEHVYGDQQVDQDVLEKEYMERVLLMRKGHISFLKNLVSCDYSYLWVRPLVSRKQLQTISAEVDEIGKLVLGLMTRQAAVLTVEELNKDLKSLHNQTKETKYSSMMQLLRLALSGKQHGPSIAEMMVTLGPKEVCGRIRKALSS
- the EARS2 gene encoding probable glutamate--tRNA ligase, mitochondrial isoform X2, whose product is MLEWAGIPPDESPRRGGSFGPYQQSQRLDLYRRASEVLLERGVAYRCFCTPQRLELLKKEALRSQQTPRYDNRCRHLTPTEVAEKLSQGLEWVVRFRLEKGVEPFQDLVYGWNKHEVAEVEGDPVILKGDGFPTYHLANVVDDHYMGISHVLRGTEWLTSTSKHLLLYRAFGWDPPQFCHLPLLLNKDGGKLSKRQGDIFLERFAQDGYLPEALLDIITNCGSGFAEKQMGRTLEELISQFEVGRITPHSAFLDLEKLPEFNRIHLTHHIENEGLRQKLIRELQLLVEHVYGDQQVDQDVLEKEYMERVLLMRKGHISFLKNLVSCDYSYLWVRPLVSRKQLQTISAEVDEIGKLVLGLMTRQAAVLTVEELNKDLKSLHNQTKETKYSSMMQLLRLALSGKQHGPSIAEMMVTLGPKEVCGRIRKALSS